The Meriones unguiculatus strain TT.TT164.6M chromosome 1, Bangor_MerUng_6.1, whole genome shotgun sequence genome has a segment encoding these proteins:
- the Nlrx1 gene encoding NLR family member X1 isoform X1 gives MGLDSPPRAPVPPGLFSGSLLNALWCPDRAGCQTGPGCALAGGRRPARRAVRSDPGKLGASGRRRLPPLRAAATGTRDWAAWENRKKKVVISVPGSNFPRMRWAGHLPRTSWGSGLGRTPQLSGECISFLIRWTWPFKGDHPLGPPRAFIRHHGNSADSAPRSGRHGQLFSSISVTEAIEKHRRNLTEWFSRLPREERQFGPTFALDTVHVDPVIRESTPDELLRPSTELATGRQRTQAGLPPLALSQLFDPDACGRRVQTVVLYGTVGTGKSTLVRKMVLDWCYGRLPAFELLIPFSCEDLSSLGSTPASLCQLVTQRYTDLKEVLPLMTTAGSRLLSVLHGLERLNLDFRLAGTRLCSDPEEPGAPAAIMVNLLRKYMLPEASILVTTRSSAIGRIPSKYVGRYGEICGFSDTNLQKLYFQLRLNQPDCGYGAGGVSATPAQRDTMIQMLSRNLEGHHQIAAACFLPSYCWLVCATLHFLHAPTPAGQTLTSIYTSFLRLNFSGETLDSTHPSDLSLMAYAARTMGKLAYEGVSSRKTYFSEEDVRGCLEAGIKTEEEFQLLQIFRRDALRFFLAPCVEPGHLGSFVFTVPAMQEYLAALYIVLGLRKTALQRVGKEVVEFAGRVGEDVSLVLGILAKLLPLRILPLLFNLLKVVPQVFGRMVSKSREAVAQAMVLEMFREEDYYNDDVLDQMGASILGVEGPRRHPDEPPEDEVFELFPMFMGGLLSAHNRAVLAQLGCPIKNLDALENAQAIKKKLGKLGRQVLPPSELLDHLFFHYEFQNQRFSAEVLGSLRQLNLAGVRMTPRKCTVVASVLGSGKHPLDEVNLASCQLDPAGLRTLRPVFLRARKLGLQLNNLGPEACRDLRDLLLHDQCQITTLRLSNNPLTAAGVALLMEGLAGNTSLTHLSLLHTNLGDKGLELLATQLDRNRQLQELNVAYNGAGDTVALALAKAAREHPSLELLHLYFNELSSEGRQVLRDLGGSGEGGARVVASLTEGAAVSEYWSVILSEVQRNLNSWDPVRVQSHLKMLLRDLEDSRGATLNPWRKAQLLRVESEVKTLLEQLGGSAH, from the exons ATGGGGCTGGACTCCCCGCCCCGCGCGCCTGTTCCTCCGGGCCTCTTCAGTGGGTCTCTGCTAAATGCGCTCTGGTGTCCAGATCGGGCCGGGTGCCAGACTGGGCCGGGCTGCGCGCTGGCTGGCGGGCGGAGGCCGGCTAGACGCGCAGTGCGGAGCGACCCGGGGAAGCTGGGAGCCAGCGGGAGACGCCGGCTTCCTCCCCTCCGGGCCGCGGCGACCGGCACCAGGGACTGGGCAGCCTGG gaaaacaggaaaaaaaaagtggttatAAGTGTTCCAGGTTCCAACTTTCCTAGGATGAGGTGGGCCGGCCATTTGCCCAGGACCTCTTGGGGCTCTGGTCTGGGAAGAACACCCCAGTTATCAG gtGAGTGTATCTCCTTCCTGATCCGCTGGACTTGGCCCTTTAAAGGGGATCATCCCCTGGGACCCCCTAG GGCCTTTATCCGTCACCATGGAAACTCAGCAGACAGTGCTCCCAGATCAGGGAGGCATGGACAGCTGTTCAGCAGCATCTCTGTCACTG AAGCTATCGAAAAGCATCGCCGGAACCTCACTGAGTGGTTTAGCCGGCTGCCCAGAGAGGAGCGCCAGTTTGGACCAACCTTCGCTCTGGACACAGTCCACGTTGACCCTGTGATCCGTGAGAGCACCCCCGATGAGCTGCTCCGCCCATCCACGGAGCTGGCCACAGGGCGTCAGCGAACCCAGGCCGGGCTTCCCCCACTGGCTCTGTCTCAGCTTTTTGACCCGGATGCCTGTGGGCGTCGCGTGCAGACAGTGGTGCTGTATGGGACAGTGGGTACTGGCAAGAGCACACTGGTACGCAAGATGGTCCTTGACTGGTGCTATGGGCGACTGCCCGCCTTTGAGCTGCTCATCCCCTTCTCCTGTGAGGACTTGTCATCCCTGGGCTCCACCCCAGCTTCCTTGTGCCAACTTGTGACCCAGCGTTACACAGACCTGAAGGAGGTGTTGCCCCTGATGACCACTGCCGGATCCCGCCTGCTCTCTGTCCTCCATGGCTTGGAGCGTCTCAACCTCGACTTCCGGCTGGCAGGCACGAGGCTTTGCAGTGACCCGGAGGAACCTGGGGCGCCAGCTGCCATCATGGTCAACCTGCTTCGCAAATACATGCTCCCCGAG GCCAGCATTCTGGTAACCACGCGGTCCTCTGCCATCGGCCGTATCCCTAGCAAGTACGTGGGCCGCTATGGTGAGATCTGTGGCTTCTCTGATACCAACCTGCAGAAGCTCTACTTCCAGCTCCGCCTTAACCAGCCCGACTGTGGGTACGGTGCAGGGGGTGTCTCTGCCACCCCGGCTCAGCGGGACACCATGATTCAGATGCTCTCCCGAAACCTGGAGGGGCACCACCAGATCGCTGCTGCCTGCTTCCTGCCCTCCTACTGCTGGCTTGTCTGTGCCACCTTGCACTTCCTGCATGCTCCCACACCTGCCGGCCAGACCCTGACAAGCATCTATACCAGCTTCCTGCGCCTGAACTTCAGCGGGGAAACACTGGATAGCACCCACCCCTCCGATTTGTCCCTGATGGCCTATGCAGCCCGGACCATGGGCAAGTTGGCCTATGAGGGGGTGTCATCCCGCAAGACCTACTTCTCTGAAGAAGATGTTCGTGGCTGCCTGGAAGCCGGCATCAAGACAGAGGAGGAGTTTCAGCTGCTGCAGATCTTCCGCCGGGATGCCCTGAGGTTTTTCCTGGCCCCGTGTGTGGAACCGGGGCACCTGGGTAGCTTTGTGTTCACCGTGCCCGCCATGCAGGAGTACCTGGCTGCCCTCTACATCGTGCTGGGTTTGCGCAAGACGGCCCTCCAGAGGGTGGGCAAAGAAGTGGTTGAGTTTGCAGGCCGTGTTGGGGAGGATGTCAGCCTGGTACTGGGCATCTTGGCCAAGCTGCTGCCCCTTCGGATTCTGCCACTGCTATTCAACTTGCTCAAG GTGGTCCCGCAAGTGTTCGGGCGCATGGTGAGTAAGAGCCGGGAGGCAGTTGCCCAGGCCATGGTGCTGGAGATGTTCCGGGAGGAGGACTACTACAATGACGATGTTCTGGACCAGATGGGTGCCAGCATTCTGGGTGTGGAGGGCCCCCGGCGCCATCCAGATGAACCCCCTGAGGACGAAGTCTTTGAGCTCTTCCCCATGTTCATGGGGGGACTTCTCTCCGCCCACAACCGGGCGGTGCTGGCTCAGCTTGGCTGTCCCATCAAGAACCTGGATGCCCTGGAGAACGCCCAGGCCATCAAGAAGAAACTGGGGAAGCTGGGTCGGCAGGTGCTGCCACCCTCGGAGCTTCTTGACCATCTCTTCTTCCACTATGAGTTCCAGAACCAGCGCTTCTCCGCTGAGGTGCTTGGCTCCCTACGCCAGCTCAATTTAGCGGGTGTGCGCATGACACCCCGCAAGTGCACAGTGGTAGCATCTGTACTGGGAAGTGGAAAGCACCCTCTGGATGAGGTGAACTTGGCCTCCTGCCAGCTGGACCCTGCTGGGCTGCGCACTCTGAGGCCTGTCTTTCTGCGTGCCCGGAAACTGGG GTTGCAACTCAACAATCTGGGCCCTGAGGCCTGCAGGGACCTCCGAGACCTGCTGTTACACGACCAATGCCAGATCACCACTCTCCG GCTGTCCAACAACCCACTGACAGCAGCGGGGGTCGCCTTGCTGATGGAGGGGCTGGCGGGGAACACCTCGCTGACACACCTGTCCCTGCTGCACACCAACCTCGGAGATAAAGGACTGGAGCTGCTGGCTACCCAGCTGGACCGCAACAGGCAACTGCAGGAGCTGAACGTAGCCTACAATGGTGCTGGTGACACAGTGGCTCTGGCCTTGGCTAAGGCGGCTCGGGAGCACCCTTCCCTGGAGCTGCTGCA CCTCTACTTCAATGAGCTGAGTTCAGAGGGCCGCCAGGTCCTGAGGGACTTGGGGGGCTCTGGCGAAGGTGGTGCCCGGGTTGTGGCCTCGCTGACAGAGGGGGCAGCAGTGTCTGAGTACTGGTCGGTGATCCTTAGTGAAGTCCAGCGCAACCTCAACAGCTGGGACCCGGTCCGGGTCCAGAGCCATCTCAAGATGCTGCTCCGGGATCTGGAAGATAGCAGAGGCGCCACCCTTAATCCTTGGCGCAAGGCTCAGCTGCTTCGAGTAGAAAGCGAGGTCAAGACCCTTCTGGAGCAGCTGGGAGGCTCTGCACACTGA
- the Nherf4 gene encoding Na(+)/H(+) exchange regulatory cofactor NHE-RF4 — protein sequence MEAAADLRDTALLTLKFKFNPRLGIDNPVLSLAEDQDQSDPWNQHRPRFCLLSKEEEKNFGFHLQQQLGKAEHVVCRVDPGTSAQRQGLREGDRILAVNNNVVAHEDYAVVVRHIRASGPRVLLTVLAQHAHDVVQAQQGSDAFLCPTLGSRVRPRLCHVVKDEGGFGFGITHGAQGPFWLVLSAGGAAERAGVPPGARLLEVNGVSVEKFTSSQLNRKLWQSGDQVTLLVAGPEVEEQCHQLRMPLAAPLAEGWALPARPRCLNMERGPQGFGFLLREEKGPDGRLGQFLWEVDPGLPADKAGMKAGDRLVAVAGESVDGLGHEETVSLIRAQGSCVSLIVVDPEADRFFSMVRLSPLLFLENAETAASPLAETKDHPVEDTVESSGLADSRQCFLYPGLGGGYGFRLCHVAGAPYLFISQVTPGGSAARAGLQIGDTVLEVNGYPVGGDNDLDWLQQLAEAEPPLCLKLAARKPEDLKAWISSKSGQDWTVASELL from the exons ATGGAGGCAGCTGCAG ATCTTCGAGACACGGCCTTGTTAACTCT GAAGTTTAAGTTTAATCCAAGGCTGGGCATTGacaatcctgtcctctccctggCTGAAGACCAGGACCAATCTG ATCCCTGGAACCAGCACCGGCCTCGCTTCTGTCTGCTGagcaaagaggaggaaaagaatttTGGGTTCCATCTGCAGCAGCAGCTGGGCAAGGCTGAGCACGTGGTGTGCAGGGTGGACCCTGGCACCTCCGCCCAGCGCCAGGGTCTCCGGGAAGGAGACCGGATCCTGGCAGTGAACAATAACGTCGTGGCACACGAAGACTATGCAGTG GTAGTACGCCACATCCGGGCCAGCGGTCCCCGGGTCTTGCTGACAGTCTTGGCACAACATGCGCACGATGTAGTACAAGCGCAGCAGGGGAGCGATGCTTTCCTCTGCCCTACCCTAGGCTCTCGGGTCAGGCCCCGGTTGTGCCATGTGGTAAAAGATGAAGGTGGCTTTGGCTTCGGCATCACCCATG GAGCTCAGGGTCCTTTCTGGCTGGTGCTCAGTGCAGGAGGAGCTGCAGAGAGGGCAGGGGTGCCCCCTGGGGCCCGACTGCTAGAAGTGAATGGGGTCAGTGTGGAGAAGTTCACTTCCAGCCAGCTCAATAGGAAG CTTTGGCAGAGTGGAGATCAGGTGACTCTGCTGGTGGCAGGGCCTGAGGTAGAGGAACAGTGTCACCAACTGAGAATGCCTCTTGCTGCACCACTGGCAGAGGGCTGGGCACTGCCCGCTAGGCCCCGATGTCTAAACATGGAGAGAGGACCTCAAGGCTTTGGGTTCCTGCTCCGGGAGGAGAAGGGCCCAGATGGTCGCCTCG GGCAGTTCTTGTGGGAGGTGGATCCAGGACTGCCAGCTGACAAGGCTGGGATGAAGGCTGGAGACCGCCTGGTGGCTGTGGCTGGGGAAAGCGTGGATGGGCTGGGCCATGAGGAAACAGTGTCTTTGATCCGAGCACAGGGCTCCTGTGTCTCCCTCATTGTCGTCGACCCTGAGGCTGACCGCTTCTTCAGCATG GTACGCCTGTCCCCCCTTCTCTTCTTGGAGAATGCAGAGACTGCTGCCTCTCCTCTGGCAGAAACCAAGGATCATCCCGTTGAAGACACAGTTGAATCTTCTGGCCTTGCTGACTCCCGCCAATGCTTCTTGTACCCTGGGCTGGGAGGTGGCTATGGATTCAGACTCTGCCATGTGGCCGGTGCGCCTTATCTATTCATCTCCCAG GTGACTCCAGGAGGCTCAGCTGCCCGGGCAGGGCTGCAAATAGGAGATACAGTTTTGGAGGTGAACGGATATCCTGTGGGTGGAGACAATGACCTGGACTGGCTTCAGCAGCTGGCCGAGGCTGAGCCACCCCTCTGCCTGAAGCTGGCAGCTAGGAAACCAGAGGACTTGAAAGCCTGGATTTCCTCAAAGTCTGGGCAG GACTGGACTGTGGCTTCAGAGTTGCTATAA
- the Nlrx1 gene encoding NLR family member X1 isoform X3, with protein sequence MRWAGHLPRTSWGSGLGRTPQLSGECISFLIRWTWPFKGDHPLGPPRAFIRHHGNSADSAPRSGRHGQLFSSISVTEAIEKHRRNLTEWFSRLPREERQFGPTFALDTVHVDPVIRESTPDELLRPSTELATGRQRTQAGLPPLALSQLFDPDACGRRVQTVVLYGTVGTGKSTLVRKMVLDWCYGRLPAFELLIPFSCEDLSSLGSTPASLCQLVTQRYTDLKEVLPLMTTAGSRLLSVLHGLERLNLDFRLAGTRLCSDPEEPGAPAAIMVNLLRKYMLPEASILVTTRSSAIGRIPSKYVGRYGEICGFSDTNLQKLYFQLRLNQPDCGYGAGGVSATPAQRDTMIQMLSRNLEGHHQIAAACFLPSYCWLVCATLHFLHAPTPAGQTLTSIYTSFLRLNFSGETLDSTHPSDLSLMAYAARTMGKLAYEGVSSRKTYFSEEDVRGCLEAGIKTEEEFQLLQIFRRDALRFFLAPCVEPGHLGSFVFTVPAMQEYLAALYIVLGLRKTALQRVGKEVVEFAGRVGEDVSLVLGILAKLLPLRILPLLFNLLKVVPQVFGRMVSKSREAVAQAMVLEMFREEDYYNDDVLDQMGASILGVEGPRRHPDEPPEDEVFELFPMFMGGLLSAHNRAVLAQLGCPIKNLDALENAQAIKKKLGKLGRQVLPPSELLDHLFFHYEFQNQRFSAEVLGSLRQLNLAGVRMTPRKCTVVASVLGSGKHPLDEVNLASCQLDPAGLRTLRPVFLRARKLGLQLNNLGPEACRDLRDLLLHDQCQITTLRLSNNPLTAAGVALLMEGLAGNTSLTHLSLLHTNLGDKGLELLATQLDRNRQLQELNVAYNGAGDTVALALAKAAREHPSLELLHLYFNELSSEGRQVLRDLGGSGEGGARVVASLTEGAAVSEYWSVILSEVQRNLNSWDPVRVQSHLKMLLRDLEDSRGATLNPWRKAQLLRVESEVKTLLEQLGGSAH encoded by the exons ATGAGGTGGGCCGGCCATTTGCCCAGGACCTCTTGGGGCTCTGGTCTGGGAAGAACACCCCAGTTATCAG gtGAGTGTATCTCCTTCCTGATCCGCTGGACTTGGCCCTTTAAAGGGGATCATCCCCTGGGACCCCCTAG GGCCTTTATCCGTCACCATGGAAACTCAGCAGACAGTGCTCCCAGATCAGGGAGGCATGGACAGCTGTTCAGCAGCATCTCTGTCACTG AAGCTATCGAAAAGCATCGCCGGAACCTCACTGAGTGGTTTAGCCGGCTGCCCAGAGAGGAGCGCCAGTTTGGACCAACCTTCGCTCTGGACACAGTCCACGTTGACCCTGTGATCCGTGAGAGCACCCCCGATGAGCTGCTCCGCCCATCCACGGAGCTGGCCACAGGGCGTCAGCGAACCCAGGCCGGGCTTCCCCCACTGGCTCTGTCTCAGCTTTTTGACCCGGATGCCTGTGGGCGTCGCGTGCAGACAGTGGTGCTGTATGGGACAGTGGGTACTGGCAAGAGCACACTGGTACGCAAGATGGTCCTTGACTGGTGCTATGGGCGACTGCCCGCCTTTGAGCTGCTCATCCCCTTCTCCTGTGAGGACTTGTCATCCCTGGGCTCCACCCCAGCTTCCTTGTGCCAACTTGTGACCCAGCGTTACACAGACCTGAAGGAGGTGTTGCCCCTGATGACCACTGCCGGATCCCGCCTGCTCTCTGTCCTCCATGGCTTGGAGCGTCTCAACCTCGACTTCCGGCTGGCAGGCACGAGGCTTTGCAGTGACCCGGAGGAACCTGGGGCGCCAGCTGCCATCATGGTCAACCTGCTTCGCAAATACATGCTCCCCGAG GCCAGCATTCTGGTAACCACGCGGTCCTCTGCCATCGGCCGTATCCCTAGCAAGTACGTGGGCCGCTATGGTGAGATCTGTGGCTTCTCTGATACCAACCTGCAGAAGCTCTACTTCCAGCTCCGCCTTAACCAGCCCGACTGTGGGTACGGTGCAGGGGGTGTCTCTGCCACCCCGGCTCAGCGGGACACCATGATTCAGATGCTCTCCCGAAACCTGGAGGGGCACCACCAGATCGCTGCTGCCTGCTTCCTGCCCTCCTACTGCTGGCTTGTCTGTGCCACCTTGCACTTCCTGCATGCTCCCACACCTGCCGGCCAGACCCTGACAAGCATCTATACCAGCTTCCTGCGCCTGAACTTCAGCGGGGAAACACTGGATAGCACCCACCCCTCCGATTTGTCCCTGATGGCCTATGCAGCCCGGACCATGGGCAAGTTGGCCTATGAGGGGGTGTCATCCCGCAAGACCTACTTCTCTGAAGAAGATGTTCGTGGCTGCCTGGAAGCCGGCATCAAGACAGAGGAGGAGTTTCAGCTGCTGCAGATCTTCCGCCGGGATGCCCTGAGGTTTTTCCTGGCCCCGTGTGTGGAACCGGGGCACCTGGGTAGCTTTGTGTTCACCGTGCCCGCCATGCAGGAGTACCTGGCTGCCCTCTACATCGTGCTGGGTTTGCGCAAGACGGCCCTCCAGAGGGTGGGCAAAGAAGTGGTTGAGTTTGCAGGCCGTGTTGGGGAGGATGTCAGCCTGGTACTGGGCATCTTGGCCAAGCTGCTGCCCCTTCGGATTCTGCCACTGCTATTCAACTTGCTCAAG GTGGTCCCGCAAGTGTTCGGGCGCATGGTGAGTAAGAGCCGGGAGGCAGTTGCCCAGGCCATGGTGCTGGAGATGTTCCGGGAGGAGGACTACTACAATGACGATGTTCTGGACCAGATGGGTGCCAGCATTCTGGGTGTGGAGGGCCCCCGGCGCCATCCAGATGAACCCCCTGAGGACGAAGTCTTTGAGCTCTTCCCCATGTTCATGGGGGGACTTCTCTCCGCCCACAACCGGGCGGTGCTGGCTCAGCTTGGCTGTCCCATCAAGAACCTGGATGCCCTGGAGAACGCCCAGGCCATCAAGAAGAAACTGGGGAAGCTGGGTCGGCAGGTGCTGCCACCCTCGGAGCTTCTTGACCATCTCTTCTTCCACTATGAGTTCCAGAACCAGCGCTTCTCCGCTGAGGTGCTTGGCTCCCTACGCCAGCTCAATTTAGCGGGTGTGCGCATGACACCCCGCAAGTGCACAGTGGTAGCATCTGTACTGGGAAGTGGAAAGCACCCTCTGGATGAGGTGAACTTGGCCTCCTGCCAGCTGGACCCTGCTGGGCTGCGCACTCTGAGGCCTGTCTTTCTGCGTGCCCGGAAACTGGG GTTGCAACTCAACAATCTGGGCCCTGAGGCCTGCAGGGACCTCCGAGACCTGCTGTTACACGACCAATGCCAGATCACCACTCTCCG GCTGTCCAACAACCCACTGACAGCAGCGGGGGTCGCCTTGCTGATGGAGGGGCTGGCGGGGAACACCTCGCTGACACACCTGTCCCTGCTGCACACCAACCTCGGAGATAAAGGACTGGAGCTGCTGGCTACCCAGCTGGACCGCAACAGGCAACTGCAGGAGCTGAACGTAGCCTACAATGGTGCTGGTGACACAGTGGCTCTGGCCTTGGCTAAGGCGGCTCGGGAGCACCCTTCCCTGGAGCTGCTGCA CCTCTACTTCAATGAGCTGAGTTCAGAGGGCCGCCAGGTCCTGAGGGACTTGGGGGGCTCTGGCGAAGGTGGTGCCCGGGTTGTGGCCTCGCTGACAGAGGGGGCAGCAGTGTCTGAGTACTGGTCGGTGATCCTTAGTGAAGTCCAGCGCAACCTCAACAGCTGGGACCCGGTCCGGGTCCAGAGCCATCTCAAGATGCTGCTCCGGGATCTGGAAGATAGCAGAGGCGCCACCCTTAATCCTTGGCGCAAGGCTCAGCTGCTTCGAGTAGAAAGCGAGGTCAAGACCCTTCTGGAGCAGCTGGGAGGCTCTGCACACTGA
- the Nlrx1 gene encoding NLR family member X1 isoform X2, with product MGLDSPPRAPVPPGLFSGSLLNALWCPDRAGCQTGPGCALAGGRRPARRAVRSDPGKLGASGRRRLPPLRAAATGTRDWAAWENRKKKVVISVPGSNFPRMRWAGHLPRTSWGSGLGRTPQLSEAIEKHRRNLTEWFSRLPREERQFGPTFALDTVHVDPVIRESTPDELLRPSTELATGRQRTQAGLPPLALSQLFDPDACGRRVQTVVLYGTVGTGKSTLVRKMVLDWCYGRLPAFELLIPFSCEDLSSLGSTPASLCQLVTQRYTDLKEVLPLMTTAGSRLLSVLHGLERLNLDFRLAGTRLCSDPEEPGAPAAIMVNLLRKYMLPEASILVTTRSSAIGRIPSKYVGRYGEICGFSDTNLQKLYFQLRLNQPDCGYGAGGVSATPAQRDTMIQMLSRNLEGHHQIAAACFLPSYCWLVCATLHFLHAPTPAGQTLTSIYTSFLRLNFSGETLDSTHPSDLSLMAYAARTMGKLAYEGVSSRKTYFSEEDVRGCLEAGIKTEEEFQLLQIFRRDALRFFLAPCVEPGHLGSFVFTVPAMQEYLAALYIVLGLRKTALQRVGKEVVEFAGRVGEDVSLVLGILAKLLPLRILPLLFNLLKVVPQVFGRMVSKSREAVAQAMVLEMFREEDYYNDDVLDQMGASILGVEGPRRHPDEPPEDEVFELFPMFMGGLLSAHNRAVLAQLGCPIKNLDALENAQAIKKKLGKLGRQVLPPSELLDHLFFHYEFQNQRFSAEVLGSLRQLNLAGVRMTPRKCTVVASVLGSGKHPLDEVNLASCQLDPAGLRTLRPVFLRARKLGLQLNNLGPEACRDLRDLLLHDQCQITTLRLSNNPLTAAGVALLMEGLAGNTSLTHLSLLHTNLGDKGLELLATQLDRNRQLQELNVAYNGAGDTVALALAKAAREHPSLELLHLYFNELSSEGRQVLRDLGGSGEGGARVVASLTEGAAVSEYWSVILSEVQRNLNSWDPVRVQSHLKMLLRDLEDSRGATLNPWRKAQLLRVESEVKTLLEQLGGSAH from the exons ATGGGGCTGGACTCCCCGCCCCGCGCGCCTGTTCCTCCGGGCCTCTTCAGTGGGTCTCTGCTAAATGCGCTCTGGTGTCCAGATCGGGCCGGGTGCCAGACTGGGCCGGGCTGCGCGCTGGCTGGCGGGCGGAGGCCGGCTAGACGCGCAGTGCGGAGCGACCCGGGGAAGCTGGGAGCCAGCGGGAGACGCCGGCTTCCTCCCCTCCGGGCCGCGGCGACCGGCACCAGGGACTGGGCAGCCTGG gaaaacaggaaaaaaaaagtggttatAAGTGTTCCAGGTTCCAACTTTCCTAGGATGAGGTGGGCCGGCCATTTGCCCAGGACCTCTTGGGGCTCTGGTCTGGGAAGAACACCCCAGTTATCAG AAGCTATCGAAAAGCATCGCCGGAACCTCACTGAGTGGTTTAGCCGGCTGCCCAGAGAGGAGCGCCAGTTTGGACCAACCTTCGCTCTGGACACAGTCCACGTTGACCCTGTGATCCGTGAGAGCACCCCCGATGAGCTGCTCCGCCCATCCACGGAGCTGGCCACAGGGCGTCAGCGAACCCAGGCCGGGCTTCCCCCACTGGCTCTGTCTCAGCTTTTTGACCCGGATGCCTGTGGGCGTCGCGTGCAGACAGTGGTGCTGTATGGGACAGTGGGTACTGGCAAGAGCACACTGGTACGCAAGATGGTCCTTGACTGGTGCTATGGGCGACTGCCCGCCTTTGAGCTGCTCATCCCCTTCTCCTGTGAGGACTTGTCATCCCTGGGCTCCACCCCAGCTTCCTTGTGCCAACTTGTGACCCAGCGTTACACAGACCTGAAGGAGGTGTTGCCCCTGATGACCACTGCCGGATCCCGCCTGCTCTCTGTCCTCCATGGCTTGGAGCGTCTCAACCTCGACTTCCGGCTGGCAGGCACGAGGCTTTGCAGTGACCCGGAGGAACCTGGGGCGCCAGCTGCCATCATGGTCAACCTGCTTCGCAAATACATGCTCCCCGAG GCCAGCATTCTGGTAACCACGCGGTCCTCTGCCATCGGCCGTATCCCTAGCAAGTACGTGGGCCGCTATGGTGAGATCTGTGGCTTCTCTGATACCAACCTGCAGAAGCTCTACTTCCAGCTCCGCCTTAACCAGCCCGACTGTGGGTACGGTGCAGGGGGTGTCTCTGCCACCCCGGCTCAGCGGGACACCATGATTCAGATGCTCTCCCGAAACCTGGAGGGGCACCACCAGATCGCTGCTGCCTGCTTCCTGCCCTCCTACTGCTGGCTTGTCTGTGCCACCTTGCACTTCCTGCATGCTCCCACACCTGCCGGCCAGACCCTGACAAGCATCTATACCAGCTTCCTGCGCCTGAACTTCAGCGGGGAAACACTGGATAGCACCCACCCCTCCGATTTGTCCCTGATGGCCTATGCAGCCCGGACCATGGGCAAGTTGGCCTATGAGGGGGTGTCATCCCGCAAGACCTACTTCTCTGAAGAAGATGTTCGTGGCTGCCTGGAAGCCGGCATCAAGACAGAGGAGGAGTTTCAGCTGCTGCAGATCTTCCGCCGGGATGCCCTGAGGTTTTTCCTGGCCCCGTGTGTGGAACCGGGGCACCTGGGTAGCTTTGTGTTCACCGTGCCCGCCATGCAGGAGTACCTGGCTGCCCTCTACATCGTGCTGGGTTTGCGCAAGACGGCCCTCCAGAGGGTGGGCAAAGAAGTGGTTGAGTTTGCAGGCCGTGTTGGGGAGGATGTCAGCCTGGTACTGGGCATCTTGGCCAAGCTGCTGCCCCTTCGGATTCTGCCACTGCTATTCAACTTGCTCAAG GTGGTCCCGCAAGTGTTCGGGCGCATGGTGAGTAAGAGCCGGGAGGCAGTTGCCCAGGCCATGGTGCTGGAGATGTTCCGGGAGGAGGACTACTACAATGACGATGTTCTGGACCAGATGGGTGCCAGCATTCTGGGTGTGGAGGGCCCCCGGCGCCATCCAGATGAACCCCCTGAGGACGAAGTCTTTGAGCTCTTCCCCATGTTCATGGGGGGACTTCTCTCCGCCCACAACCGGGCGGTGCTGGCTCAGCTTGGCTGTCCCATCAAGAACCTGGATGCCCTGGAGAACGCCCAGGCCATCAAGAAGAAACTGGGGAAGCTGGGTCGGCAGGTGCTGCCACCCTCGGAGCTTCTTGACCATCTCTTCTTCCACTATGAGTTCCAGAACCAGCGCTTCTCCGCTGAGGTGCTTGGCTCCCTACGCCAGCTCAATTTAGCGGGTGTGCGCATGACACCCCGCAAGTGCACAGTGGTAGCATCTGTACTGGGAAGTGGAAAGCACCCTCTGGATGAGGTGAACTTGGCCTCCTGCCAGCTGGACCCTGCTGGGCTGCGCACTCTGAGGCCTGTCTTTCTGCGTGCCCGGAAACTGGG GTTGCAACTCAACAATCTGGGCCCTGAGGCCTGCAGGGACCTCCGAGACCTGCTGTTACACGACCAATGCCAGATCACCACTCTCCG GCTGTCCAACAACCCACTGACAGCAGCGGGGGTCGCCTTGCTGATGGAGGGGCTGGCGGGGAACACCTCGCTGACACACCTGTCCCTGCTGCACACCAACCTCGGAGATAAAGGACTGGAGCTGCTGGCTACCCAGCTGGACCGCAACAGGCAACTGCAGGAGCTGAACGTAGCCTACAATGGTGCTGGTGACACAGTGGCTCTGGCCTTGGCTAAGGCGGCTCGGGAGCACCCTTCCCTGGAGCTGCTGCA CCTCTACTTCAATGAGCTGAGTTCAGAGGGCCGCCAGGTCCTGAGGGACTTGGGGGGCTCTGGCGAAGGTGGTGCCCGGGTTGTGGCCTCGCTGACAGAGGGGGCAGCAGTGTCTGAGTACTGGTCGGTGATCCTTAGTGAAGTCCAGCGCAACCTCAACAGCTGGGACCCGGTCCGGGTCCAGAGCCATCTCAAGATGCTGCTCCGGGATCTGGAAGATAGCAGAGGCGCCACCCTTAATCCTTGGCGCAAGGCTCAGCTGCTTCGAGTAGAAAGCGAGGTCAAGACCCTTCTGGAGCAGCTGGGAGGCTCTGCACACTGA